A section of the Chryseobacterium scophthalmum genome encodes:
- the serS gene encoding serine--tRNA ligase: MLQVNFLRDNKERVLEGLQKRQFKNLELVDEAIVTDEERKRIQFELDSQLSEINKISKEIGILMKEGKREEAEASKSKTAQFKESSKELQTQLENVEKSLLTILYQIPNVPYELVKAGVSADDNEIIYQSHDVEGLGEGAIPHWELAKKYNLIDFELGVKIAGAGFPVYFGKGARLQRALVQYFLDKNTDAGYLEVNPPHVVNEASGYGTGQLPDKEGQMYYINADDLYLIPTAEVPVTNLYRDVLLDEKDLPIKNTAFSQCYRREAGSYGAHVRGLNRLHQFEKVEIVRLEKPENSYAVLEEMVEHIKGILEDLELPYRVLRLCGGDTGFASAMTYDFEVWSAAQEKWLEVSSVSNFETFQANRLKCRYKADGKSQLVHTLNGSAMALPRIMAALLENNQTEEGIKLPKKIAEYARFELIN; encoded by the coding sequence ATGTTACAGGTTAATTTTTTGCGCGACAATAAAGAACGCGTTTTAGAAGGTCTTCAAAAAAGACAATTCAAGAATCTTGAGTTGGTAGACGAGGCTATCGTTACCGATGAAGAAAGAAAAAGAATTCAGTTTGAATTAGATTCGCAACTTTCCGAGATCAATAAAATTTCCAAAGAAATTGGTATTTTAATGAAAGAAGGAAAAAGAGAAGAAGCTGAAGCATCCAAATCTAAAACAGCCCAGTTCAAAGAGTCGAGTAAAGAATTACAGACACAGCTAGAAAACGTTGAGAAATCTTTGCTTACAATTTTGTATCAGATTCCAAACGTTCCTTACGAATTGGTAAAAGCAGGTGTTTCTGCAGATGATAACGAAATTATTTATCAGTCTCATGATGTGGAAGGTTTAGGTGAAGGAGCAATTCCTCACTGGGAACTGGCAAAAAAATACAACCTGATTGATTTTGAATTGGGTGTGAAAATTGCCGGAGCTGGTTTCCCTGTGTACTTCGGGAAAGGAGCGAGACTTCAGAGAGCTTTGGTTCAATATTTCTTAGATAAAAATACAGATGCTGGTTATCTTGAAGTAAATCCGCCACACGTTGTGAATGAAGCTTCAGGTTACGGAACGGGGCAATTGCCGGATAAAGAAGGGCAAATGTATTACATCAACGCAGATGATTTATATTTAATTCCTACAGCGGAAGTTCCGGTGACGAATTTATACCGTGATGTTTTGTTGGATGAAAAAGATCTTCCAATTAAAAATACGGCGTTCTCTCAGTGTTACAGAAGAGAAGCGGGAAGTTACGGAGCTCATGTAAGAGGTCTGAACCGTCTTCACCAGTTTGAAAAAGTAGAAATTGTAAGATTAGAAAAACCTGAGAATTCTTATGCTGTTTTGGAAGAAATGGTAGAGCATATTAAAGGAATTTTAGAAGATCTTGAATTGCCTTACAGAGTGTTGAGACTTTGTGGGGGTGATACAGGTTTTGCTTCTGCAATGACTTACGATTTTGAAGTATGGAGTGCTGCTCAGGAAAAATGGCTTGAAGTAAGTTCTGTTTCTAATTTTGAAACTTTCCAAGCAAATCGATTGAAATGCCGTTACAAAGCAGACGGAAAATCTCAGTTAGTGCATACATTGAATGGTTCTGCAATGGCATTGCCAAGAATTATGGCAGCTTTGCTTGAAAATAATCAGACTGAAGAAGGAATTAAGCTTCCTAAAAAGATCGCTGAATATGCGAGATTTGAATTGATTAATTAG
- a CDS encoding alpha/beta hydrolase fold domain-containing protein — MKLKISFLFIILSQFFISQQGKIINNQSTAFEISDKNDSIEFIVYDTKLEQKKTVFLWCQGSLPYPIYVNSKEEGIWIIGGGITNFDVENIVKNYHLVIISMPKTPLIADEKNINESYWYYGNSKNENQPTLEFQKADYLENYVNRALKVLKFLNKQKWVDRSKLIVAGSSQGSKVATKVAAANKNVSKLGLFSANPFGRIDQNIREYRKEAEQKQISWEEADKGIEQEYQMFRDADNPKKLAEKPELLAWKSFSVPLLDDWLQFKKPIYLAYGTHDIASDLNDIIPLYFIRENNNNLTLKRYLNLEHNFFEVENGKVNHQKPHWEEVMNDFVEWTLK; from the coding sequence ATGAAGCTTAAAATTAGTTTTCTGTTTATCATTCTGTCTCAATTTTTTATCTCTCAACAGGGAAAAATAATTAATAACCAGTCAACTGCCTTCGAGATCTCAGATAAAAATGATTCTATTGAATTTATTGTTTATGATACTAAACTAGAACAAAAAAAAACAGTATTTCTGTGGTGTCAAGGTTCACTTCCCTACCCGATTTATGTCAATTCAAAAGAAGAAGGAATTTGGATAATTGGTGGTGGAATCACCAATTTTGATGTAGAAAACATTGTCAAAAATTATCATTTAGTAATCATTTCAATGCCTAAAACACCTTTAATAGCTGATGAAAAAAATATTAACGAATCTTATTGGTATTACGGAAATTCTAAAAATGAAAATCAACCCACTTTAGAGTTTCAAAAAGCAGATTACTTAGAAAACTACGTAAACCGTGCACTGAAAGTCCTGAAATTTTTAAATAAGCAAAAATGGGTAGACCGTTCGAAATTAATTGTTGCAGGTTCTTCTCAAGGTTCAAAAGTTGCTACCAAAGTGGCAGCTGCGAATAAAAATGTTTCTAAATTAGGTTTATTTTCAGCAAATCCTTTTGGCAGAATTGATCAGAATATCAGAGAATACCGAAAAGAAGCTGAGCAAAAACAAATTTCCTGGGAAGAAGCCGATAAAGGGATTGAACAAGAATATCAAATGTTCAGAGATGCAGACAACCCCAAAAAGTTAGCCGAGAAGCCGGAACTTCTTGCGTGGAAATCTTTCTCAGTACCTTTATTGGATGATTGGTTACAATTTAAAAAACCAATTTATTTAGCATACGGAACTCATGATATTGCAAGTGATCTGAACGATATTATTCCGCTCTATTTCATCAGAGAAAACAATAATAATCTGACATTGAAAAGATATTTAAATCTTGAACATAATTTCTTCGAAGTAGAAAATGGAAAAGTCAATCATCAAAAACCACATTGGGAAGAAGTGATGAATGATTTTGTGGAATGGACGTTGAAATAG
- a CDS encoding sulfite exporter TauE/SafE family protein, whose protein sequence is MEIALIISAIGLGFASGFHCIGMCGPIALSMGLTKKQATNYYLQNLTYQFGRIATYAFLGAILGIVGQGFEMAGFQQYLTIGVGVLLIIMALFSFGGKDFASKIPFISKFLFKVKSNLGKLLQKADYRSRFTTGILNGFLPCGMVYMALTASLASGGIWQGASFMALFGLGTLPFMFTVVLVGNLMNQAFRVKVLKFVPAVMIILGGLFILRGLELGIPYISPPSEAMKVSPEHDVNCHNTDPNHKHNPATCH, encoded by the coding sequence ATGGAAATAGCATTGATTATATCTGCAATTGGTTTAGGCTTCGCATCCGGTTTTCACTGTATCGGAATGTGCGGTCCCATTGCGTTATCAATGGGTTTAACCAAAAAGCAGGCAACCAATTACTATCTTCAAAATCTTACCTATCAGTTTGGAAGAATTGCAACTTACGCTTTTTTAGGCGCAATTTTAGGAATTGTAGGTCAGGGATTTGAGATGGCAGGTTTTCAGCAATATCTTACGATTGGAGTGGGAGTTTTGCTGATTATCATGGCATTATTTTCATTTGGCGGAAAAGATTTTGCTTCAAAAATTCCTTTTATCTCTAAATTTCTTTTTAAAGTTAAATCAAACCTCGGGAAACTGCTTCAGAAAGCAGATTACCGCTCAAGATTCACCACAGGTATTCTGAACGGATTTTTACCATGCGGAATGGTTTATATGGCTCTTACAGCAAGTCTTGCAAGTGGCGGAATTTGGCAGGGCGCTTCTTTTATGGCGTTATTCGGATTAGGAACACTTCCATTTATGTTTACCGTTGTTTTGGTAGGAAATCTAATGAACCAGGCATTTAGAGTTAAAGTGCTAAAATTCGTCCCAGCTGTAATGATTATCCTTGGTGGATTGTTTATTCTAAGAGGTCTTGAACTTGGGATTCCCTACATTTCTCCACCATCGGAAGCAATGAAGGTTTCTCCTGAACATGATGTGAATTGTCACAACACAGACCCGAACCATAAACATAATCCGGCAACCTGTCATTAA
- a CDS encoding FixH family protein, whose translation MKNFTWGHGIFLALASFIIFILSMVFLFPNGQKNSEMVTDKYYEEELLYQSVIDAKKRADELAEKPAYSQSAEGIKLTFPKDINNSNTVVSFVLNRSDDQNLDVKKTVKLDVSNSFVIPSSVLKNGNYTLRLHWIKDKIDYRLDYDVIWK comes from the coding sequence ATGAAAAATTTCACTTGGGGACACGGTATTTTTTTAGCTTTAGCCTCATTCATTATATTTATTTTATCCATGGTTTTTCTTTTTCCAAACGGACAGAAAAACTCTGAAATGGTTACCGACAAATATTACGAAGAAGAACTTCTTTACCAGTCTGTGATTGATGCTAAAAAACGAGCAGATGAGCTTGCTGAAAAACCGGCATATTCTCAATCAGCCGAAGGAATAAAATTAACCTTCCCGAAAGATATCAACAATTCAAATACTGTGGTAAGTTTTGTCTTAAACAGATCCGACGATCAGAATTTAGACGTTAAAAAAACGGTAAAACTAGATGTGAGCAACTCTTTTGTTATTCCTTCATCAGTTTTAAAAAACGGAAATTATACCTTAAGACTCCATTGGATTAAAGATAAAATCGACTATAGACTCGATTATGATGTGATATGGAAATAG
- the ccoG gene encoding cytochrome c oxidase accessory protein CcoG, translated as MSKIDEDIARGGQGQVLDPETYRDSIGTMEQSGKRKWVFPKKPKGKYTNYRNLVSYILLVVYFAVPFIKINGNPFFLFNVIDREFFIAGQPFYPQDFFILTLGAIASLIFIIIFTIAFGRIFCGWICPQTIFMESVFRKIEYLIEGDRNKQMKLDRQEWNTEKIWKRSLKWSVYVVISLIITHFMFMYIVGYEEVFNIVSEGPFANPTNFIVMILFTAAFYFVFAWFREQVCTLVCPYGRLQGVLIDKETINVFYDFKRGENRSKWRKGEDRKAAGKGDCIDCYQCVVVCPTGIDIRDGQQLECVNCTACIDACDEVMEKVGLPKGLVRYASEKEIETGAPYKFTGRMKGFAVVLVLLVGFLGYLLSSRGEMEAKFIKPAGSTFFVREGKIINTYNYTFLNKTNDKKIVTIKVIEPAHAEVGYSASSKITVERDKISKGTINISFPEAEMNLSKQNITIGVYDMKGKLIDSYQTYFEGPFKLQF; from the coding sequence ATGTCAAAAATAGATGAAGACATCGCTCGCGGTGGACAAGGACAGGTCTTAGACCCTGAAACCTATAGAGATTCTATAGGCACAATGGAACAATCCGGTAAAAGAAAGTGGGTTTTTCCTAAAAAACCAAAAGGTAAATACACCAATTACAGAAATCTGGTAAGCTACATTCTGTTGGTTGTATATTTTGCCGTTCCATTTATAAAAATCAATGGAAACCCTTTCTTTTTGTTTAACGTTATCGATAGAGAATTCTTTATTGCAGGACAGCCTTTCTATCCGCAAGATTTTTTCATCCTTACATTAGGCGCTATTGCATCTCTTATTTTCATTATTATTTTTACGATTGCATTCGGAAGAATTTTCTGCGGGTGGATTTGCCCTCAGACAATTTTTATGGAATCTGTCTTTCGTAAAATAGAATATCTGATTGAAGGAGACCGAAATAAGCAAATGAAGCTTGACAGACAGGAGTGGAATACAGAGAAAATCTGGAAAAGAAGTTTAAAGTGGTCGGTTTACGTTGTTATTTCCTTAATCATTACCCATTTTATGTTTATGTATATTGTGGGGTATGAGGAAGTATTTAACATTGTTTCCGAAGGACCATTTGCCAATCCTACCAACTTCATCGTAATGATTTTATTTACAGCAGCTTTTTACTTTGTATTCGCATGGTTCAGAGAGCAGGTTTGTACATTGGTTTGTCCGTACGGAAGATTGCAGGGAGTTTTAATTGATAAAGAAACCATCAACGTTTTTTACGATTTTAAAAGAGGTGAAAACCGTTCTAAATGGAGAAAAGGTGAAGATAGAAAAGCTGCTGGAAAAGGAGATTGTATCGACTGTTATCAATGTGTTGTAGTTTGCCCTACCGGAATTGACATCAGAGACGGACAACAGCTAGAATGTGTAAATTGTACTGCCTGTATCGATGCTTGTGACGAAGTAATGGAAAAAGTAGGCTTACCAAAAGGTTTGGTACGTTACGCATCCGAAAAAGAAATAGAAACCGGAGCTCCGTATAAATTTACCGGAAGAATGAAAGGCTTTGCCGTTGTTTTGGTTTTATTGGTAGGGTTCTTAGGATATTTACTTTCAAGCCGTGGCGAGATGGAAGCAAAATTCATTAAACCTGCAGGAAGTACATTCTTTGTAAGAGAAGGAAAAATCATCAATACGTACAACTATACTTTCCTGAATAAAACAAACGACAAAAAGATTGTTACTATTAAAGTAATAGAACCTGCGCATGCAGAAGTGGGTTACAGCGCATCAAGCAAAATTACGGTAGAACGTGACAAGATTTCTAAAGGTACCATCAACATCAGTTTCCCGGAAGCGGAAATGAATCTGTCTAAACAAAACATCACCATCGGCGTTTATGATATGAAAGGAAAGTTGATCGATTCTTATCAAACGTATTTCGAAGGACCTTTTAAATTACAGTTTTAA
- a CDS encoding cbb3-type cytochrome c oxidase N-terminal domain-containing protein — MRQRTPVVVNILIITVLLVIFYYLFVQSYSFLASPYFWGTVVISAILAYIHSAIGDLIENNKFKKLTAEEKSAYLAEKKIPFLRRQYDAAFKKQSDTHEKDILIDHGFDGIMELDNQLPKWWLGLFYFGTVFCIVYICAYAFTDFAHPISEYDKEYKEQEAAIAIYLADQPPVTIESAVFSEDNIALGEEVFKTNCVSCHSDGGKGGIGPNLTDNFWHNQPEKTLFKNVFHVVENGVTGTAMQAWGKNGVLTGTDIQNVAAYVYSINQLKKPITPAEGGAPPYGDEAHWEKQ, encoded by the coding sequence ATGAGACAAAGAACACCGGTTGTTGTAAACATTTTAATAATAACAGTATTATTAGTAATATTTTATTATTTATTTGTTCAGAGCTACTCGTTTTTAGCTTCACCATATTTCTGGGGAACTGTTGTGATCAGTGCTATTTTAGCATACATTCACAGCGCTATCGGAGATTTGATTGAGAACAATAAATTTAAAAAATTAACGGCTGAAGAAAAGTCTGCTTACTTAGCTGAAAAGAAAATTCCTTTCTTGAGAAGACAGTATGATGCAGCTTTCAAAAAGCAATCAGATACTCACGAAAAAGATATTCTTATCGACCATGGTTTCGATGGAATTATGGAATTGGATAATCAATTACCAAAATGGTGGTTAGGTTTATTCTATTTCGGAACTGTATTCTGTATCGTTTATATCTGTGCTTATGCTTTTACCGATTTTGCTCATCCTATCAGCGAATATGATAAAGAGTATAAGGAACAAGAAGCTGCAATTGCAATATATCTTGCAGATCAACCACCAGTAACAATAGAATCAGCAGTTTTCTCTGAAGACAATATTGCATTGGGTGAAGAAGTTTTCAAAACCAACTGTGTATCTTGTCACTCAGACGGAGGTAAAGGAGGTATCGGCCCTAACTTGACAGATAATTTCTGGCACAACCAACCTGAAAAAACATTATTCAAAAACGTATTCCACGTAGTTGAAAATGGAGTTACAGGAACTGCAATGCAGGCTTGGGGGAAAAATGGAGTTTTAACAGGTACAGACATTCAGAATGTTGCAGCTTACGTTTACTCTATCAACCAGCTTAAAAAACCAATTACACCTGCAGAAGGCGGCGCACCACCATACGGTGATGAAGCTCATTGGGAAAAACAGTAA
- a CDS encoding cbb3-type cytochrome oxidase subunit 3: protein MIPQNFKDILSNTENAGLYQTLALIFFMLFFVALIIYVFSRPKKYYKEEEHAPLGDDEDDFNLKN from the coding sequence ATGATTCCTCAAAACTTTAAAGATATATTATCCAATACTGAAAATGCAGGTTTGTATCAAACATTGGCTCTGATTTTCTTTATGTTGTTTTTCGTTGCTTTGATAATCTATGTTTTTAGCAGGCCTAAAAAATATTACAAAGAAGAAGAGCACGCTCCGCTTGGGGATGACGAAGATGATTTTAATTTAAAAAATTAA